From Saimiri boliviensis isolate mSaiBol1 chromosome 9, mSaiBol1.pri, whole genome shotgun sequence, a single genomic window includes:
- the MYLK2 gene encoding myosin light chain kinase 2, skeletal/cardiac muscle, translating into MATENGAVELGIQSPSTDKAPEGPASKERLAARKDPVPPDPKKAPGPPTLKKDAKAPAPEKGGGTLAQTSASSQGPEGEGDRGGGPAEGSAGLPAALPQQTATAEANVKKPKAEQGASGSQDPGEPRVGKKAAEGQAAARRGSPAFLHSPSCPAIISSSEKPLAKKPPSQASELTFEGVPMTHSPMDPRPAKAEEGKNILAESQKEVGEKTPGQAGQAKVQGDTSKGIEFQAVPSEKSEVGQALCLTAREEDCFQILDDCPPPPAPFPHRMVELRTGNVNSEFSMNSKEALGGGKFGAVCTCMEKATGLKLAAKVIKKQTPKDKEMVLLEIEVMNQLNHRNLIQLYAAIETPHEIVLFMEYIEGGELFERIVDEDYHLTEVDTMVFVRQICDGILFMHKMRVLHLDLKPENILCVNTTGHLVKIIDFGLARRYNPNEKLKVNFGTPEFLSPEVVNYDQISDKTDMWSMGVITYMLLSGLSPFLGDDDTETLNNVLSGNWYFDEETFEAVSDEAKDFVSNLIVKDQRARMSAAQCLTHPWLNNLAEKAKRCNRRLKSQILLKKYLMKRRWKKNFIAVSAANRFKKISSSGALMALGV; encoded by the exons ATGGCGACAGAAAATGGAGCAGTTGAGCTGGGAATTCAGAGCCCATCAACAG ACAAGGCACCTGAAGGTCCCGCAAGCAAAGAACGTCTGGCTGCCAGGAAAGACCCTGTCCCCCCAGACCCAAAGAAGGCTCCTGGTCCGCCCACCCTGAAGAAAGACGCCAAAGCTCCTGCCCCAGAGAAAGGGGGTGGTACCCTGGCCCAAACCTCAGCTAGCAGCCAAGGCCCCGAGGGAGAGGGTGACAGGGGTGGGGGGCCCGCGGAGGGCAGTGCTGGGCTCCCAGCAGCCCTGCCCCAGCAGACTGCGACAGCCGAGGCCAATGTCAAGAAGCCCAAGGCTGAGCAGGGAGCCTCAGGCAGCCAGGATCCTGGAGAACCCAGGGTGGGCAAGAAGGCAGCAGAGGGCCAAGCAGCAGCCAGGAGGGGCTCACCGGCCTTTCTGCATAGCCCCAGCTGTCCCGCCATCATCTCCAG CTCTGAGAAGCCGCTGGCCAAGAAGCCCCCAAGTCAGGCATCAGAGCTCACCTTTGAAGGGGTGCCCATGACCCACAGCCCCATGGATCCCAGGCCAGCCAAGgcagaagaaggaaagaacatCCTGGCAGAGAGCCAGAAGGAAGTGGGAGAGAAAACCCCaggccaggctggccaggctAAGGTGCAAGGGGACACCTCGAAGGGGATCGAGTTCCAGGCTGTTCCCTCAGAGAAATCCGAGGTGGGGCAGGCCCTCTGTCTCACAGCCAGGGAGGAGGACTGCTTCCAGATTTTGG ATGATTGCCCGCCACCCCCAGCCCCCTTCCCTCACCGCATGGTGGAGCTGAGGACCGGTAATGTCAACAGTGAATTCAGCATGAACTCCAAGGAGGCACTTGGAGG TGGCAAGTTTGGGGCAGTCTGTACCTGCATGGAGAAAGCCACAGGCCTCAAGCTGGCAGCCAAGGTCATCAAGAAACAGACTCCCAAAGACAAG GAGATGGTGTTGCTGGAGATCGAGGTCATGAACCAGCTGAATCACCGCAATCTGATCCAGCTCTACGCGGCCATTGAGACCCCGCATGAGATCGTCCTGTTCATGGAGTA CATCGAGGGCGGAGAGCTCTTCGAGAGGATTGTGGATGAGGACTATCATCTGACCGAGGTGGACACCATGGTGTTTGTCAGGCAGATCTGTGACGGGATCCTCTTCATGCACAAGATGAGGGTTTTGCACCTGGACCTCAAG CCAGAGAACATCCTGTGTGTCAACACCACGGGGCATTTGGTGAAGATCATTGACTTCGGGCTGGCACGGAG GTATAACCCCAACGAGAAGCTGAAGGTGAACTTTGGGACCCCGGAGTTCCTGTCACCTGAGGTGGTGAATTATGACCAAATCTCCGATAAGACAGACATGTGGAGTATGGGGGTGATCACCTACATGCT GCTGAGTGGCCTCTCCCCCTTCCTGGGAGATGACGACACAGAGACCCTAAACAACGTCCTATCTGGCAACTGGTACTTTGACGAAGAGACCTTTGAGGCGGTATCAGACGAGGCCAAAGACTTTGTCTCCAACCTCATAGTCAAGGACCAGAG GGCCCGGATGAGCGCTGCCCAGTGTCTCACCCACCCCTGGCTCAACAACCTGGCGGAGAAAGCCAAGCGCTGTAACCGACGCCTTAAGTCCCAGATCTTGCTTAAGAAATATCTCATGAAGAGGCGCTGGAAG AAAAACTTCATTGCTGTCAGCGCTGCCAACCGCTTCAAGAAGATCAGCAGCTCAGGGGCACTGATGGCTCTGGGGGTCTGA